The Acutalibacter muris genomic sequence ATATTCCCCAGCCGCCACTGGTCCAGACAGTAGAAGTCACAGGGGTACACCGAACCGTCGGCCTCGATAACGTGCTGTAGGGCGCAGCGGCCCGACAGTCCGCAGTGCTCCGGGGGCCGGCCCAAAAGCATACCCAGCAGGTTCTCAAAATACCGTATGTAAATAAAGCGGCCGGCCCTTACGTCCTGGTACCAAAGGTCAAAGAGGGTCTTTAGGAATCCACCGAAGACCTTGGGCGTAAGGGAGTAGGGGGAGCTGCCTCTGGGCTCCCCCAGGGGGTCCAGGCAGGGGATATACTGCTGGTACAGTAAGCCCTCGCGGCGGAGGAAGCGGTACACCTGGGTGATGTTCTCCGCCGCCTGCCGGGTCACCACCGTCAGCAGGTTAAAGTCAACTTCGTGGCTCTCCAGCAGCCGGGCGGCCCGCATGGTTCTGCTGAAGGTCCCACGGCCCTGAGAGTCCCGGCGCAGGGAGTCGTGCAGGGCCTTGCCGCCGTCCAGGGATAGGCCGACAAGAAAGCCGTTCTCCTTAAAGAACCTGGCCCAGTGGCTGTCAAGCAGGAGGCCGTTGGTCTGTAGAGCGTTATATATGCGCACGTTATGCACGTTATATTTCTGCTGGTACTCTACGGCCCGCCGGAAGAAGTCCAGCCCACGAAGGGTGGGCTCGCCGCCCTGGAACCCGAAGGTGCATTGACCGCCGGCGTAGTCCAGGGCTTTCCGTATAAGGGTCTCCAGGGTATCTTCGGACATCATACCGTAGGAGGTAACGGCGCGGTTTTGGGCCTCGTCGTGGTAGAAGCAATAGACACAGCGCATATTGCACCCGCCAGAGGCGGGCTTTATGAGCAAAGAGAGTGGGGGCATGGGGGTGGCTCCTTTCTTTTTGGGAAAATTCTCCATTTATTATAGCGTTTTTTAATTAAATATGCTATACTTTATGAAGAAAAGGGGAATT encodes the following:
- a CDS encoding anaerobic sulfatase maturase; this translates as MPPLSLLIKPASGGCNMRCVYCFYHDEAQNRAVTSYGMMSEDTLETLIRKALDYAGGQCTFGFQGGEPTLRGLDFFRRAVEYQQKYNVHNVRIYNALQTNGLLLDSHWARFFKENGFLVGLSLDGGKALHDSLRRDSQGRGTFSRTMRAARLLESHEVDFNLLTVVTRQAAENITQVYRFLRREGLLYQQYIPCLDPLGEPRGSSPYSLTPKVFGGFLKTLFDLWYQDVRAGRFIYIRYFENLLGMLLGRPPEHCGLSGRCALQHVIEADGSVYPCDFYCLDQWRLGNILEEDFAALDSAATAQRFLEESLAAPEYCGGCEYRFICRGGCRRDREGLGLNYFCQAYKEFFSYALPRLRELAGM